A region from the Salicibibacter cibarius genome encodes:
- a CDS encoding DUF421 domain-containing protein: MEELFALAWRTLFFYFFLLAALRVMGKREVGELTILDFIVSIMIAEFAAMAVQEQSLIQGMVPILILACIQIGLAYVSLKSNRLRDLLDGEPTIIIQNGKIDEEAMRTQRYNFDDLLQHLRTQGISNFTDVEYAVLEPSGDLSVIKKEHGHDPNDIVYPLPMIIDGDIQHDHLRQIGLDAGGLMEKLQVRGYIDVKKIALCVSKKNGVLIVDEKDER; this comes from the coding sequence GTGGAAGAGTTATTTGCGCTTGCCTGGCGGACGCTTTTTTTCTATTTTTTTCTTTTAGCTGCGCTTCGTGTGATGGGAAAACGTGAAGTTGGAGAACTCACGATCCTTGATTTTATTGTTTCGATTATGATCGCTGAATTTGCGGCGATGGCCGTCCAGGAGCAATCACTTATCCAAGGCATGGTGCCGATTCTCATTTTGGCATGTATCCAGATTGGCCTCGCGTACGTGTCGCTGAAAAGCAATCGCCTTCGCGATTTGTTAGACGGTGAACCGACAATAATCATTCAAAATGGAAAAATCGATGAAGAAGCGATGCGCACCCAGCGGTATAACTTTGACGATTTATTACAGCATTTGCGCACGCAAGGCATCAGTAATTTTACCGACGTTGAATACGCTGTCTTGGAGCCGTCCGGGGATTTATCGGTGATAAAAAAAGAGCACGGGCACGACCCCAACGACATTGTTTATCCTTTGCCAATGATCATTGATGGCGATATACAACATGATCACCTGCGACAAATCGGCTTGGACGCCGGAGGGCTAATGGAAAAATTGCAGGTGCGCGGGTATATCGATGTGAAAAAAATTGCCTTGTGTGTGTCAAAGAAAAACGGTGTCCTCATTGTTGATGAAAAAGACGAACGGTAA